The sequence CATAGATCGATCATGTTGCGATTCACCTTCTACAACAGAAAAATGATTTATCTGGAGGGCAATATCCGCTTTATAAGCAGCAATAAGCGTATTTATATTTTGATAATCGCGACTAGATGCTGATAATTCGACAAAAATACGATCTAACCAGGTATTTTGAGATTTTATCATTAAACTCTTCCCTCGCTCAGCAATAGCTCTTTCTTCATCATCAAGATATTTAGCCTTGTATGTCATATAAGCACAGACCGCTTCGCTCTGACGCACTAAACGATCGTATAATAGATGTACAAACTCATTGCACATATTGATCCGGTCTTGACTAATGGATGGATCCTGCAACTCCGATAGACACTCTTTCAGCATTTTTATGGTCAGATAATAAGGAGCATAGTTACGAATATACCAACGGATCGTATCAGGATGGACAAATTTTTCACATACTTTTGAAACAAGTATAAACCCACCAATACCAACACCAGATTGAACTATTGAAGCCCATCCTTCTTGAGTATAAAAAAGATGACTTAAACCTGCTTTTAAAGCTTGCAACATTGAAAGTTTCTCTTGTTCAGGACCAACTTGCGGATTATTTGTGGCGTAAAGATCTCTTAACAAAGGTACCCATTGATACAATTCACGAGCAACTCCAAGAGCAGTTAAACAATAGACTATATGGCGATCGCGAGTAATTTTTGCCTCTATAACAAGTGCCTTTGCATCAACCGCTGCCTGTTCAATAATCTTTGCATCTTGAGCGATGCTGCTAAAAACAGCTAAAACTATCGGTAATAACAGTAATTTTTGATATTTCACGATACAACCCTCTATAATCTTGAGCTACTTCAAAACACACAACTTCTGTTGTCTCTTATTCCAGAATATCAAAACTAATAAGTTTCTCAACGAGTCGGATAGAATGCTTATTTTGAGAAGAATGGCTTCAAATACTGTCCTGTATAACTCTCTGAACACTGCGCAACCTGCTCAGGAGTACCCTGTGCAATAATGTACCCACCACCATCGCCACCTTCAGGACCAAGATCAATAAGGTAATCTACTGTTTTAAGCACATCAAGATTATGCTCAATAAGTATCATAGAATTGTTTTTATCAACCAAGCGATTAAGAACAACTAATAATTTTTCAATATCACTATTGTGCAATCCGGTTGTTGGTTCATCTAAAATATATAATGTGTGTTGTTCACGTTTTGCTAATTCATCAACTAATTTTATTCGCTGCGCTTCACCACCAGATAATGTTGTTGAAGGCTGACCGAGTTTAATATAATCAAGACCAACATCACATAGTAACTGCAAACGCTTAGCAATTGTTTTATGGTGTTCAAAAAATAACAATGCTTCATACACTGTCATATTCAACACATCCGCAATAGATTTACCTTTATAAAGAACAGATAACGTTTCTTTATTGTAACGAGCTCCATCACATGCTTTGCATGTCATAATTACTTCGGGCAAGAAATGCATTTCCACTTTTATAACACCATCGCCACTACATTCAAAGCATCGTCCTGCAGCAACATTAAAACTAAATCTACCTACAGCATATCCCCGTGCATTACTTTCCGGTAATGATGCAAATAATTTTCTCATTTCATCAAAAATACCAAGATATGTCGCAGGATTAGATCGTGGCGTACGACCAATAGGACTTTGATCAATAACAACCATATTTTCAAGAGTTTCAGCGCCTTGCAAGCTGCCAACATCGAATGTTGCATTTCTGCGAATTCTTTTAAAGCCACCTGAAAATTCACGCTTCACAGCAGAAACCAGTTGATCCATAATCAAAGTACTTTTACCGGAACCAGAAACACCAGACACTCCACAAAGTACACCAAGCGGCATGCGTAGTGTAACATCTTTCAAATTATGTTTATCAATGTGTTCCAAAACAATAAAATCTTGCGGATCGCGCAATTGTTTTGGTCTTATTATAGATTTTTTACCGCTCAAATATGCACCAGTAAGAGAATTACTATTGTTTGCTAATTCAGTTGGTGTTCCAACAGCAGTTACTTGCCCACCTAATGTTCCGGCAGCAGGCCCCATATCAATAACGTAATCCGATTGTGTAATAGTATCCATATCATGCTCAACCACCACAACGGTGTTATCTTGATCGCGCAGTGTTTTAAGCGTTTCAATTAACCGATCGTTGTCTCTCTGATGCAAACCAATACTTGGTTCATCAAGAATATACAAAACACCACTCAATGACGAACCAATTTGAGAAGCAAGACGAATACGTTGTCCTTCACCACCAGATAATGTGCGCGCCGTACGGTTTAACGTAAGATACGATAATCCAACATCATTAATAAACGTAAGTCGACTTTTAATTTCTCGAATAAGCCCTTGTGCTATTTCCAATTCAGTTGCATTCAGAACAAGCAAATCAAAAAATGCTAATAACTGTTTAATTGATAAATCACTCAATTCACAAATATCTTTACCACCAATAAGCACTGCTAACGCATATTTATTCAAACGTTTGCCGTTACATTCGGCACACGTTTTTACAACAGCATACTTATCACCAAAAAATTCAGGATAATCTGCTCTCCATGAATCTTTATCACCAGCAGCCCATGGCCACTCATTGATTGTACCTAACCCTTCACATCCTTTACATGCACCGATTGGTGAATTAAAAGAAAAACAACGCGGTTCTAATTCAGGAATTGATTGTGAACATGCAATACACATACGATGAGATGAATACAGATATTCCACTCTCCGCTCGTCCTGAGCCTGTCGAAGGACAATCTTACAGTTACCGTTGGTTAGCTTAAATGCAGCCTCAACAGCTTCTTGCAAACGAGATCTTTCGTCTGAACTTACTTCAAGAGAATCGACAATAACATCAATGGTATGTTTGTAAGTCTTTTTTAAATTAAGATTTTTGATTTCATCAGCTGATCTAAATTTATAACGCTCTCCATCAATCTTAATGCGATAGTAACCTTTTTCAAAAAGCTGCAACAACTCCTGAACAAATTCTCCTTTTTGCTCATGAACAATCGGAGCCAATACGGAAATTGTTTTAAGATTAAAATCTTTGTGCAGCATCTGACAAATAGCTTCGGCCGATTCTGCTCTAATTTCTAAACGACAATTGGGGCAAAAAACTTTACCGATACGAGCAAAAAGAATACGGAAATAATCGTATACTTCCGTAATAGTACCAACAGTTGAGCGTGGATTTGATCCTACCGTCTTTTGTTCAATAGCAATAGAAGGGCAGAGACCATCAATACGATCAACATCTGGCTTTTTTGCTGCACCCAAAAATTGGCGCGCATATGAAGAAAGCGAGTCCAAATAACGTCTTTTTCCTTCTGTAAACAAAACATCAAGAGCCAATGAGCTTTTACCCGACCCGGAAGGCCCTGTAATCACTACTAACTTGTTTTTTGGGATGCTGACATCAATATTTTTTAAATTATGTTCACGGGCTCCGAAAATACTGATCCAGCGCCCCTTCAACGCATCAATTTTGTTTTTCATGACTTTTTGTCCAATTAACTAAAAAAACCCACAGTATAATTTCTCATTAGTATATAATAACACATATTTGAGGGTTCGCCAAACCCCATAGAAGCTCATTGTAAGGTTTTTTTTGATTTTTGCCCCAAAAACCGTATACTTAAAACCAGATTACGCATAAAGCTTCGTCTGGCGGATCATTTTTATCAAAGGTTGGACAAGTTATTAGAGGCTTCACTTATTCGGTTTTGTTATGGTGGATGTAGCTCAGTTGGTAGAGCACCAGATTGTGGCTCTGGTTGTCGTGGGTTCGATCCCCACCATTCACCCCAAAAAATTCGTAAAAATAACTTGCAGATCAGTAAAAAAAGATATACATTACTTTTATCTTTAAAATATTTGAAATATTCGGGGTGTGGCGCAATTGGTAGCGCACTCGCTTTGGGAGCGAGGGGTTGTCAGTTCGAGTCTGGCCACCCCGACCACTTTTTTAAAAATGGATCTGTTATGATAACCAATCGAATGCATTTTCTATCACTTATTTTTACGTTCTCTTCCTGTTTTTTAACAACGACAAATTTGCACACATGGCAAACATCATATATTGACCACATGTCCCCACAAGAACTGCAGATAACTGCTAATCTTGTCTATCTTTTATATGCAAACTCTATCATTGAAGAAAAAATCAGACAATTTTTCACTCCAATCGCCCGATTAAATAGGGCAATCCGCGTAAACATCAATATTTATAAAAATCCCGCGGAAGATCTTGCAACACTCAAAACTCTTATAGAACGACTTTCATTTGTAACAAGTACACGCACTATCTACAATCAAACACTCAGCACATGCATCACCCATTACAACCAAAATACAGTACAAATGATTGATGATGCTCTGGAAGCCCTTCAATTAGATGCACAAATTAAATTACGCTCATGGGCAGATAAACAAGCTGATGAAACAGCATTGCAACTTAAAAAGAGCTCTGATGTTTTTAATGATAGCATTCAGCATTTGCAAGGTGTTTCTCGACTTCATAAGGGAATGAGTGAAGGCAAAATGCCCGTTGAGATACCAGCAGAAGATGCAGAAAGCAAATCTCTTATTGCGCTTTCTATTATTTTAGAAAACAATCCGGAACTGTTTACTGTTATTGAAAATGTAACCAATTCGCTTAATGAAACATCCGATCATGTCGCTCAAATTATTCATGCAGGTGCGGAAATATATAAAGAATATTATATGATTCTCTACAACAAGCTTATGTCGCCATCATTTGATAAACGTTACACAACAACATTGTTTAGCATGTATGGGATGTTACCTGACGAATACAAATCAACACTCCCTAGCCCTGATCATGTATTTGAGCATATGTTACAAACAACAAAACTGTACACTCAAACTGAAGTTTCACAACCATAAAAGAAGGTTCACGATGAATAAATATTTTGTTTCTCTGGCGCTTATATCGCAAGTAATGTTATCTGTGCAGGCTGCTCCAGCAAATTCATTTGCAAAATTAACACCAAAAATCAATAAACAAGCACACGCTTGGGCTGAAAAGACAACAAATACTTTAAGTAAAGACTTACAACTTACCTTTCTTAATTTGTTTGCACTGAACTCAGAAGATTCTGTTCACGCATTTATAAAATGTGCAGAATACATTGAAGCGCAACCAGATACACTTCCATTGTATGAGGAACTTGGCTTGAACATTATGGAAACCATTAGAAAATATGCTGAAAACGTTCAAGAAAAAATTGCTCGTAAGAAAAATATCACCGAAAAAGAAAAAGAAACTCTTTGGCAAAAATTAGAAGCAAAAATACAAGAACTTGTTGCGTATATTAACGCAATTTATTATCAAACACTGTATAACTACATGGCGAAAAAAACATCGTCTTCTCTTATGTATATGTTCGATGACAATGGCTTAATACATCACGAAAAACGCACAAAAGCTTTGCCACTGATTCTTTAATTACGAAATCATATCACACAAAAAACTCGCTCACTTAACATGAGCGAGTTTTTTTATTGTTTTTTACTCTTTATTTTTTCTACGATCAGCATAATTATAATGTACCATAAAGAAAGGGTTCTTATGAAAATATATGCGTGTAGATTTGGAATTGCCGGAGCAACTACATTTTGTACAATGTATACGGCTCTTGCATTAGCGCTCAAATTCTTCCCCAATCAAACACTCAGACTCATTGCAACAATACATATGATGCCCAAGCTTGAATACATCAAGCCTTTTATAAAGGTAACCCCCCAAGCAATCATTACCGGTATAGTCAGTCACACTATTGCCGTATTTTTCTTTTTTTGGCTTACTGCAACAATCTATAATGCATTCCAAAAACTACAAAAATAATCGGTTTTTAGGACAAAAATCCCTTTTTTATAGCTATTTTACCACAAAAAACTAAATCTTTGTTAAAGCTTCTAGAGGCTTTAATTACCTATTATAACTGCTTTTTCCATCCTTTTTTATGCCAAATTATTGTTTTTTAGAAAACAATAATGCTATTATAAATTTAGCAGAATATTTTTAGTATTAAAAAAAAAGGATTTTCTTATGAAAAAGCAATCTATTGTATTTGGTGCTTTATTGGTACTGACATCTGGTTTATACGCAATAACAGGTCAAGAAGTGATCAATCAACTATCTCCAGCAGCCAATAACTTTGGACAGAATGCATTAAATCCGTCTAAATCAGTTTCGGAACAAAATGCATCACTTGTAGCATGGGAAAAAGAACTTGCCAAAGCAAAAGTTTTCGTCATCGAAAACAGTAAAAATTTGGTTGGTGTAAAAGACTCTGACATCATCAATGCAATGAGCGCTGTAGAAAAAGCAAGTATGGACATTATCAACATAACAAAAATCACTCGCGGTATCTCTGCTGCTGATGGCCTAAGAGCTCAACAAAACCAATTAGCAAACGTACAAAGAAATTTAAGAACAGCTACCGATAAACTTTCTCGTGCAAGTATGACACTTGCCAATAAAAAGGAAGCTAAAAACGTTGTTACTTCTATCGGGAGATTTTTAGAACAGGTAATCCAAGCTGTAGATAATGTAATCGCGGCAAAAATTGCATCAGGTCGACCAGCTCTTCCTCCTCGTGGTAGTAACATACCTGCGCCTTCCCGAGATTTAAATACTCCTCCAAGAGATCTTCCACCAATGTTTCCTGGTAACTAATTGATAACTAAATTAAAAAAAGGAATTTTCTTATGAAAAAGCAAATTATACTATTGAGCTCTTTACTTGTTCTTTCATCAAGCCTTTTTGCGTTAACAGACGCTGAAGTAAAAAAACAAGCAACTGATATTTTATCAGGTATGGTTAGTGGTCACAATTTAGCATTTGGTAAAGATAACTTATATAAAGAAACTCTAGACTTAGGTATGTGGAACAGCGCAATCTCTCGCATGAAAACATTGGTAACGACTATTATTAATGAAAACAAAAACTTATTAGGTATGAGAGATTCTTCTTTATTAAATCCTCTTGAAAAAATAACAAAAGCAGAAATTGATCTTGTTAATAACATCAAAATAACTCGTGGTGTTCTTCAATCTCCAACAAATTTAAAAAACCAAATTACAACACTACAAAAAATAGCAACAGATATGTTAGCTGTTCAAAAAAGTCTTTCATCAAAACATTCTACTTTTGCCAAAGAAGAAGCACGAAAATTACTCAATAGCACAGCAATGTTTATTGAAACAACTGCTTCAAAAGCAGCACGAGATGCTCAGAAATAATTTCATTATTTTGAAATAATTAAAGACTTCCTCTGTAAAAAAGTGGAAGTCTTTTTTTTCGCATAAAAAATGTTTCTTAATAGGGGTCCCCATATGATATGAAATGAAATATGGAATATAATGTTTCTTAATCATGGTATAATAACCCCAAGTTGCGCTACTCTCCACATGGGGATCCCAATTGAAGAATATTGAAATAAACATACATTATAAAATTATTTACTTAAATATGAGTATTAATCACCGAACAACAGCCCGTTCATTTGATTTTATAACATTCTTTCTCATG comes from Candidatus Babeliales bacterium and encodes:
- the uvrA gene encoding excinuclease ABC subunit UvrA; this encodes MKNKIDALKGRWISIFGAREHNLKNIDVSIPKNKLVVITGPSGSGKSSLALDVLFTEGKRRYLDSLSSYARQFLGAAKKPDVDRIDGLCPSIAIEQKTVGSNPRSTVGTITEVYDYFRILFARIGKVFCPNCRLEIRAESAEAICQMLHKDFNLKTISVLAPIVHEQKGEFVQELLQLFEKGYYRIKIDGERYKFRSADEIKNLNLKKTYKHTIDVIVDSLEVSSDERSRLQEAVEAAFKLTNGNCKIVLRQAQDERRVEYLYSSHRMCIACSQSIPELEPRCFSFNSPIGACKGCEGLGTINEWPWAAGDKDSWRADYPEFFGDKYAVVKTCAECNGKRLNKYALAVLIGGKDICELSDLSIKQLLAFFDLLVLNATELEIAQGLIREIKSRLTFINDVGLSYLTLNRTARTLSGGEGQRIRLASQIGSSLSGVLYILDEPSIGLHQRDNDRLIETLKTLRDQDNTVVVVEHDMDTITQSDYVIDMGPAAGTLGGQVTAVGTPTELANNSNSLTGAYLSGKKSIIRPKQLRDPQDFIVLEHIDKHNLKDVTLRMPLGVLCGVSGVSGSGKSTLIMDQLVSAVKREFSGGFKRIRRNATFDVGSLQGAETLENMVVIDQSPIGRTPRSNPATYLGIFDEMRKLFASLPESNARGYAVGRFSFNVAAGRCFECSGDGVIKVEMHFLPEVIMTCKACDGARYNKETLSVLYKGKSIADVLNMTVYEALLFFEHHKTIAKRLQLLCDVGLDYIKLGQPSTTLSGGEAQRIKLVDELAKREQHTLYILDEPTTGLHNSDIEKLLVVLNRLVDKNNSMILIEHNLDVLKTVDYLIDLGPEGGDGGGYIIAQGTPEQVAQCSESYTGQYLKPFFSK